Within the bacterium genome, the region TTTACGAACGGTTTCATAGGGGGCTATCACAACGTCATCTTGATCCTGTCCCATCATCGAACCACCCTTCGGTTCCAATACTCCGATTACCCGGAACGGAATGTTCTTGATCCGGACCATTTTGCCAATCGGATCCTCTCCGCGAAAAAGTTCGTTCTCTATTGTTTTACCAATGACGCAAACCTTTGCAGCCGCGCGGTTATCCGCATCGGTAAAGAAGACTCCTTTTTCCAGATTCCAAGAACGGATCAGGGGCCAATCCACTTCACCCCCTTGAATAGAAGTAGACCAGTTTTGATTTCCATAGATCACCTGTGCGACAGAACGCGTGGACATGGAAATGTAGGCACAGCTCTGACAATCGTTGCGAATCGCCTCGACATCCCCTTCGTTGAGTTTTGAATCGCTTCCCCAACCGCTTCGTGCGCCGGACGATGTTGTTGTGCCTGGAAAAATCATTAGAAAGTTTGTACCGAGGGATTTCAATTGCGATTCCATTTGTATCCGAGCCCCTTCTCCGATTCCAATCGTCGCGATCACACAGGCTACGCCGATAATGATTCCCAGCATCGTAAGAATGGAACGCATTTTGTTGCGGCCTATCGCCCGAAATGCAACCTTTAAAATGTTCCCTGATTTCTTCATAGTATCGTCCTTGTTTCCCCCTCCTTATGAAGGAGGGGGTTAAGGGGAGGTTGGAAAAAATCCAACCCCCTCTTAGTCTCCCCCTTCATAAGGGGGAGAAAATCGATCACACATATCTCCTATTTCCCACCGCTTGATCCGCTACGATTTCTCCATCGCGGAGCATCACAATTCTTTTTGCGTGTTCCGCGATATCCATTTCATGTGTAATCAGAGCTATAGAAATTCCTTCTTCATTTAATCGCTGAAATATTTCCATTACCTGTTCGGAAGTTTTGGTGTCGAGATTTCCAGTGGGTTCATCCGCAAGCAAAATGGCCGGTTCATTGATGAGGGCCCGCGCGATCGCGACCCTTTGCTGCTGGCCTCCGGAAAGCTGGGCAGGCGTATGCTCTTCCCACCCTGATAAGCCGACTCGTTTCATGCAGTCGCTTGCTCGTTCCCGCATTTGCTGGTCGGTTAAAGAGTTCTTGTGAGAGTAGATTAATGGCAGCTCCACGTTTTCAATTGCAGAGGTCCGTGCGAGAAGATTAAAGTTCTGAAAAATAAAACCGATCTTTTCATTGCGGATTTCAGCTCTGCGGTCGCGGCTAAACGTGGAAACATCAAGACCCTCCAGAATGTATTTGCCTGCAGTCGGCCGGTCCAGACATCCAATGATGTTCATCAACGTTGATTTTCCGGATCCCGAAGGCCCCATGATTGCTATGTATTCACCTTTCTCAACCTCCAGGGAGATGCCACGAAGCGCAGGAACTTCATTTTCACCCATCGTGTACGTTTTCTTAAGATCGATGATCTCGATGACATTCGGCTTCATCATTAGAAGCCTCTTCGTCTGCCGCCTTGCTGCTGATTCATTCCGCCTGTAGATTCCATCGCGCGGGAGGTCGTTAAACCGACAACGATGATCTGCCCGGGTTTCAAATTCCTGGACTCAATGGCCGTAAAGTTACCATCAGTAATCGAAGTCCTCACAGAAACAGGTTTCAGTTTGCCCTCCGCATCCATGGTATAGACAACGCTTTCTTTTCTACGGGTCCCTTTTTCTTCCTTACCAGGTGGTTCGGCAAGATCTTCAGGATCTGGGCGAAAACGAAGCGCGGCATTGTGAACTTTCATTACGCCGGTTTTGGTATCCACGGGAATCGTCACATTTGCAGTCATTCCCGGCTTAAGCTCAAGCTTCGGATTCGCAACATCGATCAGCACAGGATATGTGACGACATTCTGAACAACTTGCGTAGACAATCGCACTTGGGAGATCTTTCCTTCAAATCTTCGTTCGGAGAAAGCATCCACATTGAATGTTGCTCTGCTACCAACCTGGATCTTGCCAATATCAGCTTCATCGATATTGGTTGCAACCTGCATCCTCGTGAGGTCCTGGGCGATGGTGAACAGTGTGGGCGCCTGAAAGGATGCCGCTACAGTCTGGCCAATGTCGTACTGGCGATCCACCACAACACCATCGATGGGTGATTCAATCTTGGTGTAAGAAAGATTCGTCACTGCCTGGCGCAAGGCCGCTTCCGCCTGTTTGACGCTTGCCTGATTACTTTGTAGATTCGCGGATGCAACGTCAAATTCTGATTGCGCAAGCAGTTTGTTTTCCACAAGATTTTTTGAACGTTCGAATGCGATTTGAGAATTCCTCGTTTCCACCCGGGCTCTTTCCAGATCAGCCTGTCTCTGATCCACCTGTGCCTGAAAGGAAGTGGGATCCAGCTCTGCAATCAACTGGCCCTTTTTTACTTTTGAATTGAAGTCCACATATATCTTCGAGATGATGCCGGAAACCTGACTTCCCACCTGAACGGTTTCGAAAGCAGACAGAGTTCCTGTGGCCGTCACCGTTGCAGTAACATCCCCCATCTCAACTTTCTCGGTGCGATATTTTGGTTCCTTGTTCCGTTTACTCGTTGAGGAAAGCCAGAAGGTAAGTCCGATCAATAGCAGGATGATAGTGGTGAATAGGAGCTTTTTTGACATCTAATAATCGTAAGCAGAAGGAGAGGGATTTTCAAGAAAACTAAATTCTTGGCGCTTTGGCGGTTGACATTACAGGAACTGGCCGCGCCGAACCCGATCCACTTCCTTGCGCGCGTCGCTGATTTCTTTGATGCTGTTGAGCAGTTTCATATAAAGCCGCGCATTGTTCATGGCGAGACATGCTTGTTGACCGGTGCGAGCCAATAGCTGTACATCCTGAGACTTAAAGCGGGCCGGGTCCGGGGAAGCCAGTTCGAGAGAGCCGGCAAGTTTGTCGTGCAAGATAATCGGCGTAGATAACCAGCTGCGGAACTCCAAATGGGTTAAGTTTCTCAGCAGTTCGAATTCCTTGCGATTCGACTCACCTGTGAGCAGCGCAGCTTCCTTTCTTAACGCAAGCCATGGCCGAACATGTTGTGTCGGGACCTGGATCTCTTCAAATCTCGTTCCGTTCAAATAATATAGAGTCAGGTCTGTTCCTTTCTCTTCCAGATTA harbors:
- a CDS encoding ABC transporter permease; amino-acid sequence: MKKSGNILKVAFRAIGRNKMRSILTMLGIIIGVACVIATIGIGEGARIQMESQLKSLGTNFLMIFPGTTTSSGARSGWGSDSKLNEGDVEAIRNDCQSCAYISMSTRSVAQVIYGNQNWSTSIQGGEVDWPLIRSWNLEKGVFFTDADNRAAAKVCVIGKTIENELFRGEDPIGKMVRIKNIPFRVIGVLEPKGGSMMGQDQDDVVIAPYETVRKRLMGARGTNIGMIMVAAVSNELVDRAAEEVSALLRQRHKINKDAGQEDDFMIRSQTEMLQQAEMQSKTLSILLWSIAGVSLLVGGIGIMNIMLVSVTERTREIGVRMAIGAKGVDIRSQFLIEALVLSLSGGLLGIFLGLGIQKAVAHFGGWPISLQPEAVTMAFFFSALIGVFFGFYPAQKASRLDPIEALRYE
- a CDS encoding ABC transporter ATP-binding protein, whose protein sequence is MKPNVIEIIDLKKTYTMGENEVPALRGISLEVEKGEYIAIMGPSGSGKSTLMNIIGCLDRPTAGKYILEGLDVSTFSRDRRAEIRNEKIGFIFQNFNLLARTSAIENVELPLIYSHKNSLTDQQMRERASDCMKRVGLSGWEEHTPAQLSGGQQQRVAIARALINEPAILLADEPTGNLDTKTSEQVMEIFQRLNEEGISIALITHEMDIAEHAKRIVMLRDGEIVADQAVGNRRYV
- a CDS encoding efflux RND transporter periplasmic adaptor subunit, which produces MSKKLLFTTIILLLIGLTFWLSSTSKRNKEPKYRTEKVEMGDVTATVTATGTLSAFETVQVGSQVSGIISKIYVDFNSKVKKGQLIAELDPTSFQAQVDQRQADLERARVETRNSQIAFERSKNLVENKLLAQSEFDVASANLQSNQASVKQAEAALRQAVTNLSYTKIESPIDGVVVDRQYDIGQTVAASFQAPTLFTIAQDLTRMQVATNIDEADIGKIQVGSRATFNVDAFSERRFEGKISQVRLSTQVVQNVVTYPVLIDVANPKLELKPGMTANVTIPVDTKTGVMKVHNAALRFRPDPEDLAEPPGKEEKGTRRKESVVYTMDAEGKLKPVSVRTSITDGNFTAIESRNLKPGQIIVVGLTTSRAMESTGGMNQQQGGRRRGF